A genomic stretch from Leptospira andrefontaineae includes:
- a CDS encoding 2-hydroxycarboxylate transporter family protein produces MKKIFSKVVGVKLGGIPLPILIVMILSSVVLWRAGALERGGILTAWPFLISMGLVLYAIGEKLPIWNKFFGGGYVLAFVCGALAARFGIVSASDVKALSATAIENKFLHFALILLVGGSILSVKRSALLRSLVGYVPLILIGLIGAVTFGTIGGLIFNVPFAKIITHYVLPIMGGGNGGGAIPMSEIYENVTGNPRGEYYGFAIAILTIANTVAIISASLLNILGQKFKSLSGEGKLVYEDISTNAKIAEEIEKVEPTAQDHLNAFYLVFAVSGVAVILYGVFSVIHLFAYTVILFILLNVLDIVPGPLKIALNNVMKGGLKLILPMVLFVIGLGTDVNELIQALAPSNVVIIVMIVLGVILFILFSSKIFKFYPIEAAITAGLCMANRGGSGDLEVLGASKRMELFPYAQISSRIGGGLILAIAGYLFSLLLK; encoded by the coding sequence ATGAAAAAGATATTTAGTAAAGTGGTCGGTGTGAAGCTTGGCGGGATTCCTCTGCCTATTCTTATTGTAATGATTTTATCGTCCGTAGTGCTATGGAGAGCGGGAGCCCTTGAGAGAGGGGGGATTCTTACTGCATGGCCCTTTTTGATTTCGATGGGGCTAGTGCTATATGCGATTGGTGAAAAATTGCCGATCTGGAATAAGTTTTTTGGCGGCGGGTATGTTCTCGCTTTTGTCTGCGGTGCATTGGCTGCTAGATTTGGTATCGTCAGCGCAAGTGACGTCAAAGCATTGTCGGCCACGGCGATCGAAAATAAGTTCCTACATTTTGCACTGATCTTACTCGTTGGTGGAAGTATTCTTTCTGTGAAACGAAGTGCGCTACTCAGATCTCTGGTGGGGTACGTTCCTCTTATTCTAATCGGGCTTATCGGAGCTGTAACCTTCGGGACAATCGGAGGACTTATCTTTAACGTTCCGTTTGCGAAAATTATTACTCATTATGTTCTTCCTATTATGGGCGGAGGAAATGGAGGAGGTGCGATCCCCATGTCCGAGATTTATGAAAACGTAACGGGAAATCCTCGCGGAGAATATTATGGTTTTGCGATCGCTATCTTAACTATAGCAAACACGGTTGCAATCATATCTGCTTCCCTATTAAACATTCTCGGCCAGAAATTCAAATCATTGTCCGGCGAAGGGAAACTTGTTTATGAAGATATAAGCACGAATGCTAAGATAGCGGAAGAAATAGAAAAAGTAGAACCTACAGCTCAGGACCATCTCAATGCTTTCTATCTAGTCTTCGCCGTATCAGGTGTGGCGGTAATTCTTTACGGTGTTTTTAGTGTAATCCATTTATTCGCGTATACAGTCATACTGTTTATTCTTCTTAACGTTCTAGATATCGTACCTGGGCCGTTAAAGATTGCGTTGAATAATGTAATGAAAGGTGGGCTGAAACTAATTCTTCCCATGGTACTTTTTGTTATAGGCCTTGGGACTGATGTGAATGAATTAATTCAGGCTCTAGCTCCTTCTAATGTGGTTATTATTGTTATGATCGTATTAGGAGTGATCCTATTTATTCTTTTTTCATCTAAAATATTCAAATTTTATCCAATAGAAGCTGCGATTACGGCCGGCTTATGTATGGCCAACCGTGGAGGTTCGGGAGATCTCGAGGTGTTGGGAGCATCGAAGCGTATGGAACTTTTCCCTTATGCACAAATCTCTTCACGAATTGGCGGGGGGTTGATCTTGGCTATCGCAGGATATCTTTTCAGCCTTCTTCTAAAATAG
- a CDS encoding porin OmpL1, which translates to MKSVSANILALIVFSFFSNLEAKSYVFGGLGAQFNVGSLGDIITKEGLDASNYYPVTSTDGQTGAAPRLALIPENRLISLEHSTNGLVSAKTDGSMSGLVISLGYEREFGSAFFWRVAANYTRKVMGGDTQAKLAGVTFYDMEWDYNAIQIPVNVGIKVSVSEDVAIYLGGGAHYFKGGWSLSGSNISADVHRALSDALGADNPVLGLVNDGADPSVLWENTRFNVSGLAPNWLIGAQAKLSDKSYLYIEAETLFSSEFGIGHTRSLGGAEGLAPSPVYPIVLGGTQYRVGYKHEM; encoded by the coding sequence ATGAAAAGTGTTAGTGCAAATATATTGGCATTAATCGTTTTTTCCTTTTTTTCCAACTTAGAGGCCAAGTCGTACGTTTTTGGAGGCTTGGGAGCTCAATTCAATGTTGGAAGTCTTGGAGATATAATCACGAAGGAAGGTTTAGATGCATCTAACTATTACCCTGTGACTTCTACCGACGGGCAAACTGGAGCAGCCCCTAGGCTTGCTCTTATTCCGGAAAACAGGTTAATCAGCTTAGAGCATTCTACCAACGGATTGGTTAGTGCAAAAACGGACGGCTCTATGTCCGGTCTTGTGATTTCACTCGGTTACGAAAGGGAATTCGGCAGCGCATTTTTCTGGAGAGTGGCGGCAAACTATACTAGAAAAGTAATGGGTGGAGATACTCAGGCCAAACTTGCAGGGGTTACATTCTATGATATGGAATGGGATTACAACGCAATTCAAATCCCAGTGAATGTAGGAATTAAAGTTTCCGTCTCCGAAGATGTTGCCATTTATTTGGGAGGAGGAGCGCACTATTTCAAAGGTGGCTGGAGTCTCTCTGGTAGCAACATATCTGCGGATGTTCATAGAGCGCTATCTGATGCTCTTGGAGCAGACAATCCTGTTTTGGGATTGGTCAATGATGGAGCTGATCCCTCCGTATTATGGGAGAACACTCGCTTTAACGTATCTGGTCTTGCTCCAAACTGGCTCATTGGTGCCCAAGCAAAACTTTCAGATAAAAGTTATCTCTATATAGAAGCAGAAACATTATTCTCTAGCGAGTTCGGTATCGGTCATACTAGATCTCTTGGAGGAGCGGAAGGATTGGCGCCTAGCCCTGTATACCCAATCGTTTTAGGTGGTACTCAATACAGAGTCGGGTACAAACACGAAATGTAA
- the omp85 gene encoding Omp85 family outer membrane protein: MKQLKALFLFVYLFGFLGIEEMNAQSQSSSCEKPPQRTGLPFRIDSEKQLCIKDLIKKKEGWFPTGLPLLNSDPNTGIGYGVRLYVYNNGSKSDPFFDYTPYRFKMYVQYFNTTKNRQNQNITFDAPFIFDTQWRLRGEAAYDANPNSLFFGVGESTLQGLSYRERNQEGGNLFSNSTFEDQQTNLSYMRPGGPDDPVMLNGAVYSGFSSGPGFRVTDSLHNRYNIITPSFQTSAERSYFGGVFRLVAGIKLSQNIIKTFDGVITNGRDPLYDGTPFPTNGRAINGRTKLTEAQESGTILGYHGGVVNAGRVGIVYDTRDFEPDPNNGVFWELTYENSGKLVGSEYSYSKYFTQFKYFYSLLPKTFDKLVLAGRGAFSFTEGNTPFFEYRNMWGTEGTITGLGGDNTLRGYKADRFIGKAMGWGNLEIRWRFFQFSAFSQNFTLSAVPFMDFGRIWDDEHKANFKGYKHSNGLGLRIAWNQSTIITIDYAVSKEDKQLFVNFNHAF, translated from the coding sequence ATGAAACAACTTAAAGCACTATTCTTATTTGTATATTTATTCGGATTTTTAGGAATCGAAGAGATGAATGCACAAAGCCAATCTTCTTCCTGCGAAAAACCTCCACAAAGAACGGGTCTGCCTTTCCGAATCGATTCCGAAAAGCAACTTTGTATAAAGGATTTGATAAAGAAAAAAGAAGGTTGGTTTCCTACCGGACTACCTTTACTAAATTCCGATCCGAATACTGGAATTGGTTATGGAGTTCGTTTGTACGTATATAATAACGGCTCAAAGTCAGATCCTTTTTTTGATTATACTCCTTATAGATTCAAGATGTATGTTCAGTATTTCAATACTACTAAGAATAGGCAAAATCAAAATATCACGTTTGATGCTCCCTTCATATTCGACACTCAATGGAGATTGAGAGGTGAGGCTGCTTATGATGCGAATCCGAATTCTTTGTTTTTCGGAGTGGGAGAATCTACTCTTCAGGGATTAAGCTACCGCGAGCGTAATCAAGAAGGGGGTAATCTTTTTTCAAATTCCACGTTTGAAGACCAACAGACAAATTTATCTTATATGCGACCTGGCGGACCGGATGATCCAGTAATGCTTAACGGGGCTGTCTATTCCGGCTTTTCTTCCGGGCCAGGATTTAGAGTAACAGATTCGCTCCATAATAGATATAATATAATTACTCCTTCATTTCAAACCAGCGCAGAACGATCCTATTTTGGTGGAGTCTTCCGATTGGTTGCAGGGATCAAGTTGTCGCAAAATATCATAAAAACCTTTGATGGAGTTATTACAAACGGACGAGACCCTCTTTATGATGGTACTCCATTTCCCACTAATGGTCGCGCGATTAATGGAAGAACAAAGTTAACCGAAGCGCAAGAGTCGGGAACTATATTAGGATATCACGGAGGAGTTGTGAATGCGGGTCGAGTTGGTATTGTCTATGATACTCGCGATTTCGAACCTGATCCGAATAATGGAGTGTTTTGGGAGCTAACATATGAGAATTCGGGCAAGTTAGTGGGTTCTGAATACTCTTATTCGAAATATTTTACTCAATTTAAATACTTCTATAGCCTCCTTCCTAAAACATTCGATAAACTGGTATTAGCTGGCCGAGGAGCTTTTTCTTTCACTGAAGGGAATACTCCTTTTTTCGAATATAGAAATATGTGGGGAACAGAAGGGACGATCACTGGACTTGGTGGTGATAATACGCTGCGAGGTTACAAAGCTGATAGATTCATAGGTAAGGCTATGGGTTGGGGAAATTTAGAGATCCGTTGGAGATTTTTTCAGTTCTCGGCTTTTTCGCAGAACTTTACCTTAAGTGCAGTACCTTTTATGGATTTCGGAAGGATTTGGGATGATGAACATAAGGCCAACTTTAAAGGTTACAAACATTCAAACGGTTTAGGTTTACGAATCGCTTGGAATCAGAGTACGATTATTACGATCGACTATGCAGTTTCAAAAGAAGACAAACAACTCTTTGTTAATTTTAATCATGCATTTTAA
- a CDS encoding N-acetylmuramoyl-L-alanine amidase — protein sequence MFSFSVSSQETTPKRTYNIVIDPGHGGLDLKPKEEHGDKYDPISNKYLEPYKAGAQTKSRRESEVVLALAKEVKDILDLTKTQEGFETFRSYAKKFTNDTLPWIRIDSDLTREETAKEEGADLSSDPNAFYRLYDYPDKKSGKIKPGRISRINAARPYLVLSLHLNPSWKGHPGGMAAVLSPSYRTFYNLRKISEGKSSQSFEDGPWSEWMRFKMEWSRLENAVADAWIYFNGYWPNKSGKKTDLSNFEGYRQNMVTWKYADPPGWIDKAVLDGPGPYAKKHSEYSAKGKFWDRERAEPELWRREDGSEGFGGDNHYAAAELMRFLQYGLRTLPNQEEELSNPGPINKPYISTYSLPTFINAISAYLEIGYIDKEKDMKILTQRRKDTAISLAVGVYSLFHGIKIKSADLPYVPKGKKIDWARYENLKEGNYFRLVREE from the coding sequence ATTTTTTCATTCTCGGTTTCTTCTCAAGAAACAACCCCGAAAAGAACCTATAATATAGTCATAGACCCGGGCCATGGTGGCCTGGACTTAAAACCTAAGGAAGAACACGGAGACAAATACGATCCAATCTCCAATAAATATCTGGAACCTTATAAGGCAGGAGCCCAAACAAAATCCAGAAGGGAAAGTGAAGTAGTATTAGCTCTTGCGAAAGAAGTAAAAGATATTTTGGATCTTACCAAAACTCAGGAAGGATTCGAAACATTCAGATCTTACGCAAAAAAATTCACAAACGATACTCTTCCTTGGATCAGGATCGATTCGGATCTGACTAGAGAAGAGACAGCAAAAGAAGAAGGAGCCGATCTGTCTTCCGACCCGAATGCTTTTTATAGATTGTATGATTATCCGGATAAAAAATCAGGAAAGATCAAACCGGGAAGAATTTCCAGGATCAATGCTGCTCGACCTTATTTAGTTTTATCTCTGCATTTAAATCCAAGTTGGAAAGGACATCCAGGTGGAATGGCTGCGGTACTTTCTCCTTCCTATAGAACTTTCTATAATTTACGAAAAATCTCGGAAGGGAAATCTTCTCAGTCTTTTGAAGACGGACCTTGGAGCGAATGGATGCGTTTCAAAATGGAATGGTCCCGTTTAGAAAACGCAGTAGCGGATGCCTGGATCTATTTTAACGGATACTGGCCGAACAAATCCGGAAAAAAAACTGACCTTTCCAATTTTGAAGGTTATCGCCAAAACATGGTGACATGGAAATACGCAGATCCTCCCGGTTGGATCGATAAAGCAGTATTAGACGGCCCTGGGCCATATGCCAAAAAACATTCAGAATATTCCGCGAAAGGGAAATTCTGGGATAGAGAAAGGGCAGAACCTGAACTTTGGAGAAGAGAAGACGGCTCAGAAGGATTCGGAGGGGATAATCATTACGCCGCCGCAGAACTCATGAGATTTTTGCAATATGGTCTTCGGACTTTGCCGAATCAAGAAGAAGAATTATCCAACCCTGGTCCGATCAACAAACCGTATATTTCCACTTATAGTCTTCCTACATTTATCAATGCGATTTCTGCTTATTTAGAGATTGGTTATATTGATAAGGAGAAGGATATGAAAATCCTTACCCAAAGAAGAAAAGACACTGCAATCAGTTTAGCGGTGGGTGTTTATTCATTATTTCATGGGATTAAAATTAAATCTGCGGATCTGCCTTACGTTCCCAAAGGTAAGAAAATAGACTGGGCACGTTATGAAAATTTGAAAGAGGGAAATTATTTTAGGCTAGTAAGGGAAGAGTAA
- a CDS encoding TetR/AcrR family transcriptional regulator, with amino-acid sequence MKIIEEHGVKGLSIREVARRLKISHGAPYRHYENRDALIAEIAIRGYELLAAYLTKNVDYEKKTLLENFMNILDNYMKFSNQHALYYDIIFLSDLPSSQDFPTVKTSGLKTYYIIEDLVVKMKERGEWQVDDVKEVCLQLFSLMQGLATLVISKKIYNAGYTKGEIKKYSQSIFLRFYNSMKKL; translated from the coding sequence TTGAAGATCATTGAGGAACATGGGGTTAAGGGGTTAAGTATCAGAGAGGTAGCCCGTCGACTAAAGATTTCTCATGGAGCTCCATATCGGCACTATGAAAACAGGGATGCGTTGATCGCTGAAATAGCAATTCGGGGTTATGAACTTCTCGCCGCATACCTTACCAAAAATGTTGATTACGAAAAAAAAACTCTCTTAGAAAATTTCATGAACATATTAGACAACTACATGAAGTTTAGTAATCAACATGCTCTCTATTATGATATTATCTTTCTTTCGGACCTTCCTTCCTCGCAAGATTTCCCAACTGTAAAAACATCCGGTTTGAAAACTTATTATATTATCGAAGACTTAGTTGTGAAGATGAAAGAACGAGGTGAATGGCAGGTTGACGACGTAAAAGAGGTTTGCCTCCAGCTATTTTCCTTGATGCAGGGTCTAGCAACTCTAGTTATTTCGAAAAAGATTTATAACGCTGGTTACACAAAGGGTGAAATCAAAAAATATTCGCAGAGTATATTCCTTCGATTTTATAATTCCATGAAGAAGTTATAG
- a CDS encoding RraA family protein: MSRILSSGELLQLKRWNTPTIYNGWAQITKQDLAKGCFNLDEVTDFMPAMGPMVGYAITVVIEPSNKKHTETNPNAVSEYRAYMASVPGPKIVVIQDLDKPSCVGAFWGEVNANIHRSLGCIGTITDGAVRDIDEMTNAGFKAIAKRLCIGNAHVTPVKWNCEVEVFGCKIQPGQLIHADKHGFIAVPPEDEAKLLEASVFMDVNECLTIIPAARFTSGKNQDEILSGIKEAGKTFNSEAKRKFSKGGEW, encoded by the coding sequence ATGAGCAGAATTCTATCATCTGGAGAACTACTTCAATTAAAACGCTGGAACACTCCGACGATTTATAACGGCTGGGCACAAATAACTAAGCAGGATCTAGCGAAGGGATGTTTCAATCTCGACGAAGTCACGGATTTTATGCCTGCAATGGGACCCATGGTTGGTTATGCAATTACAGTTGTTATTGAGCCGAGCAACAAGAAACATACAGAAACCAATCCGAATGCAGTTAGTGAATATAGGGCATATATGGCGAGCGTCCCTGGTCCCAAAATTGTAGTGATACAAGACCTTGATAAACCTTCATGTGTAGGAGCATTCTGGGGAGAAGTAAATGCGAATATACACCGATCCTTAGGTTGTATCGGAACAATCACCGACGGAGCAGTAAGGGACATTGATGAGATGACTAATGCAGGTTTTAAGGCTATTGCAAAACGACTTTGTATTGGCAACGCACACGTAACGCCGGTAAAATGGAATTGTGAAGTTGAAGTTTTCGGCTGCAAGATCCAACCAGGTCAACTTATTCATGCGGATAAACACGGCTTTATAGCAGTCCCTCCCGAGGATGAAGCAAAACTTCTTGAAGCGTCGGTTTTTATGGACGTAAATGAATGTCTTACAATCATACCGGCCGCAAGATTCACAAGCGGCAAAAATCAGGATGAAATACTGAGCGGAATTAAAGAAGCCGGTAAAACATTCAATTCAGAAGCAAAAAGAAAGTTCAGCAAAGGCGGCGAATGGTAA
- a CDS encoding D-2-hydroxyacid dehydrogenase has product MAGPKMKIVVLDGYTLNPGDLSWAPLEALGEFTVYDRSTPEQAIERCKGAEIILINKIKIREQEIEALLSLKYIGLLSTGYDVVDINAASKRGIIVTNVPSYGTESVAQMVFALLLELSNNVGLHNEAVKNGEWSGRNDFCFWKRPLIELYGKTIGFIGFGRIGQATAKIAKSFGMKVIYFVPKKKIIEEAEWVSLDELLKGSDIISLHCPLNNDTRGIINTSALEKMKDTALLINTSRGPLINEEDLASALNNDRIAGAGLDVLSIEPPANTNPLFNAKNCIITPHIAWATIEARTRLLNTATKNLKSFLNGKPENTVG; this is encoded by the coding sequence ATGGCAGGGCCAAAGATGAAAATTGTTGTACTTGATGGATATACGTTAAACCCGGGTGATCTAAGTTGGGCCCCACTCGAGGCTTTGGGGGAATTTACCGTTTATGACAGATCAACTCCTGAGCAAGCTATTGAACGTTGTAAAGGAGCCGAAATAATATTAATCAACAAGATAAAAATTCGCGAACAGGAAATAGAAGCTTTACTATCATTAAAATACATAGGGTTACTTTCTACAGGATACGACGTTGTTGATATAAACGCCGCTTCTAAAAGAGGGATTATAGTTACTAACGTTCCTTCTTACGGAACAGAATCTGTAGCACAAATGGTCTTTGCACTTTTACTCGAATTATCCAATAATGTCGGTCTACATAACGAGGCTGTTAAAAATGGAGAGTGGTCAGGTAGAAATGATTTTTGTTTTTGGAAGCGACCTCTTATAGAACTGTATGGAAAGACAATCGGCTTTATAGGATTTGGCCGAATTGGACAGGCTACTGCAAAAATTGCCAAATCATTCGGGATGAAAGTAATCTATTTTGTACCTAAAAAAAAGATCATAGAGGAAGCAGAGTGGGTTTCACTCGATGAACTCTTAAAAGGATCCGATATAATTAGCCTTCACTGCCCTCTAAATAATGACACAAGAGGTATTATCAACACTTCTGCTCTCGAGAAGATGAAAGATACAGCTTTGTTGATCAATACCTCCAGAGGACCACTCATCAATGAAGAAGATCTTGCATCAGCACTGAATAACGATCGAATCGCAGGTGCCGGACTTGATGTATTAAGCATTGAACCTCCAGCAAATACTAATCCATTGTTTAATGCAAAAAACTGTATCATAACGCCTCATATAGCTTGGGCGACTATCGAGGCGAGAACACGATTACTTAATACAGCTACTAAAAATTTAAAAAGTTTCTTAAACGGAAAACCTGAAAACACCGTTGGCTGA